Proteins co-encoded in one Melospiza melodia melodia isolate bMelMel2 chromosome 8, bMelMel2.pri, whole genome shotgun sequence genomic window:
- the LOC134421031 gene encoding helix-loop-helix protein 13-like has protein sequence MEELCYSFEDGGPSAESLLWEPADPDAPLENFLLECLAEPSWPGPGGAELDKLPAPPEQPRQRRAANLRERRRMLGLNAAFEALRGRVPTFPYERRLSKIDTLRLATAYIALLGDILLSGCHPRAYVEKCLRSGAPGLQRAAWNTSDLTARLSWVKWD, from the exons ATGGAGGAGCTTTGCTACAGCTTCGAGGATGGAGGCCCCAGTGCGGAATCTCTCCTCtgggagccggcagatcccgatGCACCACTGGAGAACTTTCTCCTGGAGTGCCTGGCGGAGCCCTCATGGCCAGGGCCGGGTGGTGCTGAGCTGGACAAGCTCCCAGCCCcgccagagcagccccggcagcgccgcgCCGCCAACCTGCGGGAGCGCCGGCGCATGCTGGGCCTCAACGCGGCCTTCGAGGCCCTGCGCGGCCGCGTGCCCACCTTCCCCTACGAGAGGCGCCTGTCCAAGATCGACACGCTGCGCCTGGCCACCGCCTACATCGCCCTGCTCGGGGACATCCTCCTGTCCGGCTGCCACCCCCGCGCCTACGTGGAGAAGTGCCTGAGGAGCGGCGCCCCGGGCCTGCAGCGGGCGGCCTGGAACACCAGCG ATCTGACAGCCCGCCTGTCCTGGGTAAAGTGGGATTAA